The Maridesulfovibrio salexigens DSM 2638 region GATATTTCCTTCTCCAACCCCATGACCTACGTAAGCATCGCCCAAAACGGTGCACGGGCCTTTGCGCGGATCATCGAACCTTCCGGCAGCCCTACATTCAGGGGACAGATCATTACCCGCAAGGACAATCGGGCCATCACAAGACTCAAAGACTGCATCGGAAAAACATGGATCGCCGTAGACCCTCTATCTGCGGGCGGCTATCTTTTTCCATTGGGCCTTTTTCTGAAAAACGGAATCAAGGAATCTGATTTCAAGGAAATCTCATTTGCCCCCGGACCGGGCGGTAAACAGGAAAAAGCGGTCCTCGCGGTCTACGCCGGTAAATACGATTTTGCATCAATCCGTGAAGGAACACTTAACGTCGTTCGCGATAAAATTAATATAGATAAGATCAGAATAGTTGCGGAAACCGAGCCTTTTCCGGGCTGGGTTTATGCCGCCCGCAAAGGCTTATCCGAAAAAGTCGTCGATAAAATCAAATACTGCATGTTCCGTATGTCTATGGATAATCCGGAACAGGCCGCTATTCTATATCAGGCAGGGATGAGAGGCATTATTCCTGCTCAGGACAGCGATTACGATTCGGTAAGGACGCTTACGGAAGAATTAGGACTGAACATTGATTACGGACAATAGGGAGGCTAAAATGATAGAAATTTTCTCCCGGCTTAAATTCCGGACAAAGATCAATCTCGGACTGACCTTAATTGTTGCCTTTACCTCACTGATTATTGCAATTTTCGTCATCCGAATGTCCTCTGATGCGCTCATTGAGCAATCCCGTAAACGAGGTGAAGTTCTGGCCGGTAATCTGGCTATGCGTGCTGAAAACCCTTTGCTTTCAGTAGATTTGCTGAACCTTGGTTCTATGGTTAACGAGCTGAAAAGGGCCGATGATGAAATCGTTTACGCTTTTATCATGGATAATCAGAACCGTGTGCTTGCTAACACCTTCAATGAAGGCTTTCCAAGCCAACTTAAGGATGCAAATAAAGGTAAAGATAACAAAATCAGCGTAGTTACCGTTGATACTGGCAAAAAACGTATTTTTGACTTTGCCGCTCCTATTTTTCTCAGCGACAAAAAGCTTGGAACCGTCCGTATCGGCCTTTCACGAAGTGGAATCCATGCCGTAGTCCAAAACCTTATTTTCGCTATTTTTGCCTTGACCGGAGCGGTCCTTCTGCTTGCGGTACTTATCTCTACCCAATTTGCCCGTCATTTAACATTCCGCCTCGGTTCACTGCAAAAACATGCAGAAGATATTGTTGCCACCCACCTTGGACCCAGCCTGCGTAAAGAAGACAGCAAGGCAGTAAAATTCACTGACAGGTTTAAACGCGCCATAACCCACGCACCGAAAGGGGATGAAATTCAAGAATTGACCGACACCTTCGATGCAATGGGCATGAGCCTTGCCTGCCATATTGAAGACCTTCAGATAACTGAAGCAGACCTAACCAGACAGAAGGAACTGCTCAAAACCATCATCAATGTTTCACCGGACTTTGTTTCTCTGCTGGGACCGCAACTGACCTATCTTGCTGTAAACAAGAGTTATGCCGAGCATTTGGGACACACAGAAGAGGACATCATAGGGCTGACAGATCAGGAACTATACCCGGAAGAAATCGCAGCAGCGCGCATGGAAGAAGCCCGCATGGTCCTTGAAACAGGACGCACTGTAAATAAAGAAACTCGCGAACCGGAAACGGACGAATCTCCGGCACGCTGGTTCCACACAATCCGCGTTCCGGTTCACGGTCAAAGCAACAACATTATCGGTGTACTCTCCACTGCCCGTGAAATCACCGAGCTCAAAAATTATCAGGCGCAATTGATTCAATCACAGAAGATGGAATCAATTGGCAAACTAGCCGGGGGGGTAGCTCATGAAATCAACACTCCACTCGGTATTATCCTCGGCTATGCCCAACTGCTGAAGGAAGATTTCAAACCTGACGACCAAATATCCAAAGACCTTGAGATTATAGAGAAACAAGCACGGGTTTGCCGTAAAATTGTTGCCGACCTGCTTGGATTTTCCCGCCAGAATGAAAGTGAAAAAATAACCATGTGCTTCAACAATTCCATTCTTGAGGTCGTGCAGTTGGTCAGTCACACTTTCAAATTGGAACAGGTAGAAATTTCAACCGATCTTGATGACCGTTTCCCCATAATTCACGGGGACCCCGAAAAGCTGAAACAGGTCTGGCTGAACCTGCTTTCCAATGCACTGGAAGCAATTGATGAGAAAGGACGCATTCACATATCAACTAAGCTTGATACTGATTCCATGACCATCACTGCAGTCTTCGCCGACAGCGGCCATGGAGTTGAGCCGAAAAATATAAATGCCATTTTCGACCCCTTCTACTCCACTAAACCTGTGGGCAAAGGTACAGGATTAGGCCTTTCCGTCTCTTTCGGGATTATTAAAGACCACGGCGGCACCATTAAAGCCGTCAGCCCTCTTCCACGAGTCTTGCGCCGCAAACTTGAGTTGCCCGAAAACACAGGTCCCGGCACTTTGTTTGAAGTGATTTTACCCCTTGATGAACTCTCTGAAGAGTAACTTAGGGTTTTATAAATACAACTACTTGTGATATGATTCACTACTATGAAATTCCGACACGTATTCAGCCATTGGACTTACGAGACTTTCCCCCCCGGACGGTTGCTCAGACGCAGGTACAACTCTTTTAAGAAGCTCATGGAGCTTGAAGAAGAGTGCCTTAAAGCCATCTCGCATATCGAGGATATCGGCTTCGGGCAGACCGTTACCGACTGGGCCTACGTGGAAAAACAGGCCGCTGATCTGGGTATCAATATCCGAATCATGCTTGAGCATTTGCAGGACATGAACCCTGTGCGCTTCATGGACATCATGGACTATTACAACAAGATCAATTTCTATGTACGCATGGCTGTAACCGTACCTGATCCTGAAATTTCAAAGCCATTTACCTTTCCCCTTGAAGATGCAATCGATTATGAATTCAAAGCCGGAGCCTGTGCCGCCGACCTCGCTCGGCTGAAACAGGCAGGAGTGCCTGTTCTGGACGGTATGGTCATCGGCTCCGATGTTTACAATTACTTCATTGAAGCCAACAACCTGCGCATTGCCATTGATGAAATTCTGGAATCAGCGGTAACAACAGGAATTGCAGACCTGAGTATCATTTCCCGGACCATCATTGATCGCTTTATGCAGGGCGTAATGCCGGAAACAATTGCCACTGAAATTGAAATTGCCGCCCTTGAAACTTCACGCGGAAGCGGCAATCTTAGCCTGACCGCATCCTCTACCCCGGAAGGAAGCCTCTATGCCCTGCCCGAAAGCTGGTGCACCATCTCCCCTGTTCCGGTACAGGACATTGTCGAGGCTTGGAAAAAGGCGGTTACCTGCAAATTTTCTGCTGAATCCATAAGGGCCCGTATTGAATCCGGTTATGCAGACCGTGAAAGCCCTGCTTCAGTAATCATCCAGCCCATGAAGGATGTCCATGATTCCGGGGTTATCGAAACCCTGCACGAATCATCCGATCTGCCGCCCAAAGACCGGGAAAACGGTTGTTCTGCAATTTTCAGCCACAACTCCACTACGCCTTTCCTGCTCTCCAGACGTGAAAAGCAGAGGATTATCTCCCGACCGGAAAAATCCCCGCTATCCACTCACTCGGCAAAGACAATCGCTGCTCTGGGTAAAAAGGCAGAGGAATTATTCGATACTCCGCAAAAGTGCTACTGGATCACGGACCTGCGTAACAGGGTTATGATCACATCAGCCCGTTCCTACCCATTTCAAGGGGAAAAAGAGACAGTACGTATCAAGCAGGCCCTTTCTTACATCGCCAACTTGAACATATCACCACGCAATACGGAAATGTTCCTTCCGGAAAAAAGCCGCTCCATGTACGATCTGGTGCGCTTCGCCAATGAAAAAGGAATTGAGGAAATGTTCTCGCTGGTAAGTAAAAAGGGATTGGGTATTGATGGCGCAAAACATCTGAAGGCACGCCAGCCCATCTCCGTAACCGTGCTCAACCTTGCGGACGGCCTGTTCAGTACTGCAGCCGGAAAAATGGATATTTCACCGGATGACATCAAATCCGCACCCATGTGGGCTCTCTGGTTCGGTCTTGGCGCAGACCGCGCAGGCTGGGATGGGGATAACAGTATTGAAGGCTACGCCATCCTTTCAAGAACCTACATGAATATCACTTTGAAATCGGAAAAAGATCTGACTGAAGTGGATGCTGTATGCGATCCCGATGCACAGTCCAACCATATCCATTTCCGTTTCAAAGGCGGCAGCGGAAGCCCGGAACAACGCATTGCGCGGATCAGGTTCATTGCTACCACCTTGAAATCACAAGGATTTAAAACAAATCATCAAGGAGATATGATTGAAGCCAGATTTAAGGGAGGCAGGGAACCGGAAATTCAAAAATTGCTGGCAACGACAGGACATTTAATAGCCCACATCGGCACTCATTATCCGGTAGTCAAAGAAGGAGAAAACGCCGATCAGGTAGCGGCAAGGTTTATTTCTGGGCTGGGGTAATAGACTCTCAGCTCAGCTTTTAGCCTGAGATTTCTTATGAATCTGGACCAGAAAATGGACCAGTTTATCTTCAATTTCACGATCATCCACATATTCGATGATCATCTCTTTAGCTTCTTCAAGATCATACTCTTTAAGAAGCTCACGCAAACGCATGCGTAGCTGCGCTTTTTCTCGTTTTATCTGCAAATCTTCCAGAATATCAGTAACGTAATCAAAATCTTTCTTGGCTAGTGCCTTACGGAAATTGGTCCGTACAAAATGGGAATAAAAACGGCCTGAAATACCGGAAAGAAGCGTACCCAGCCAGACACCTATAACCAGCGTTACAAGGTCGGCGGCCCTTTCCTTGGCTATGTTTATCCATTCGTAGAAGTCACGATCACGCAATAAATCCTGTGTCTTACGCATTTCAAGAACCATACGCTTAGCCACAGGATTATTTTTGTTGATATCCAAAGCCTTACGAAACTGGGCCTCAGCCAGTTCCAGATCACCCATCTTAAAATAAGCCCGCCCGAGCAGGCTGTAAAGCCAGTCCGAGCGGGGGTGATTCTTCAAACTTTGTTCTAGGCTGGAAACCGCAAGTTCATAATCACCGCGGTCAATCAATTCCTGCCCCATCCTGCCACATGACACTTCTGATTCAAGGGAAGTCTGTGAAACCGTATCTGCGCGGCATTCAATGATGCCGATCATCACGGTCAGGGTCAAAATAACGCATACCAGCCAGATAATTCTCTCTGTTCTGTTCATTAAGGGCCTTTATCTACCAGAGTAACCGTAAACATAATTCATTTTACGAAACAACATCGCAGAGCAAAACTTCAGCATTACCAAAGCTGCTTGATACTGCTACCCGGATAGTAAAATTTCAAAATGTGATCGTATTTCTTGGTTTTACCCAATTCCGCAGCTCCCCACTGCGAATATCCTACACCATGACCCCAACCACGGCCTTTGAATGTATAATAATCTCCGGTCTTGTCAATCTGCAGGAGAATATCAGGCAACTTAAGAACACGTGAGCTGCCAAGAGTCGTCCGTGTCCGCAAATCCCGGGAACCGGATTTGTATTTAATTCGTACCTTTACAATCCGTCCGGAAGGCCCCTTCTCAAGGGCTTTTATGGAACGAATACCCGGAACGGAGATCCCGATTTTCTTAAGCTTGGCTTCAATATCCTTACTGCTGTATTTCTTGGTCCATGAAGCCATCTTACCCTTCAGGCTGGCCGAGTCTTTCTGGGCAATAAGGTAATCCTTACCAGCACCGAAGATAGCCTTGGCATCTGCAGTAAAGCCACCGCTGTTTGCAGTATACTGGGAAAGAATAGGTTTTTCCTTGTAAAGCATAACCTGACCGCTGGT contains the following coding sequences:
- a CDS encoding phosphate/phosphite/phosphonate ABC transporter substrate-binding protein is translated as MFKLKYTLPAIFLLAGAAIYFFGSQPEEKVVRVDMSIREEVRVPEPRPAITYAYLPQYSHRVSYLRHSKLIDYLSRESGFTIRQVFPDTFEEHRRMVKDGEIDISFSNPMTYVSIAQNGARAFARIIEPSGSPTFRGQIITRKDNRAITRLKDCIGKTWIAVDPLSAGGYLFPLGLFLKNGIKESDFKEISFAPGPGGKQEKAVLAVYAGKYDFASIREGTLNVVRDKINIDKIRIVAETEPFPGWVYAARKGLSEKVVDKIKYCMFRMSMDNPEQAAILYQAGMRGIIPAQDSDYDSVRTLTEELGLNIDYGQ
- a CDS encoding ATP-binding protein, encoding MIEIFSRLKFRTKINLGLTLIVAFTSLIIAIFVIRMSSDALIEQSRKRGEVLAGNLAMRAENPLLSVDLLNLGSMVNELKRADDEIVYAFIMDNQNRVLANTFNEGFPSQLKDANKGKDNKISVVTVDTGKKRIFDFAAPIFLSDKKLGTVRIGLSRSGIHAVVQNLIFAIFALTGAVLLLAVLISTQFARHLTFRLGSLQKHAEDIVATHLGPSLRKEDSKAVKFTDRFKRAITHAPKGDEIQELTDTFDAMGMSLACHIEDLQITEADLTRQKELLKTIINVSPDFVSLLGPQLTYLAVNKSYAEHLGHTEEDIIGLTDQELYPEEIAAARMEEARMVLETGRTVNKETREPETDESPARWFHTIRVPVHGQSNNIIGVLSTAREITELKNYQAQLIQSQKMESIGKLAGGVAHEINTPLGIILGYAQLLKEDFKPDDQISKDLEIIEKQARVCRKIVADLLGFSRQNESEKITMCFNNSILEVVQLVSHTFKLEQVEISTDLDDRFPIIHGDPEKLKQVWLNLLSNALEAIDEKGRIHISTKLDTDSMTITAVFADSGHGVEPKNINAIFDPFYSTKPVGKGTGLGLSVSFGIIKDHGGTIKAVSPLPRVLRRKLELPENTGPGTLFEVILPLDELSEE
- a CDS encoding PEP/pyruvate-binding domain-containing protein, whose translation is MKFRHVFSHWTYETFPPGRLLRRRYNSFKKLMELEEECLKAISHIEDIGFGQTVTDWAYVEKQAADLGINIRIMLEHLQDMNPVRFMDIMDYYNKINFYVRMAVTVPDPEISKPFTFPLEDAIDYEFKAGACAADLARLKQAGVPVLDGMVIGSDVYNYFIEANNLRIAIDEILESAVTTGIADLSIISRTIIDRFMQGVMPETIATEIEIAALETSRGSGNLSLTASSTPEGSLYALPESWCTISPVPVQDIVEAWKKAVTCKFSAESIRARIESGYADRESPASVIIQPMKDVHDSGVIETLHESSDLPPKDRENGCSAIFSHNSTTPFLLSRREKQRIISRPEKSPLSTHSAKTIAALGKKAEELFDTPQKCYWITDLRNRVMITSARSYPFQGEKETVRIKQALSYIANLNISPRNTEMFLPEKSRSMYDLVRFANEKGIEEMFSLVSKKGLGIDGAKHLKARQPISVTVLNLADGLFSTAAGKMDISPDDIKSAPMWALWFGLGADRAGWDGDNSIEGYAILSRTYMNITLKSEKDLTEVDAVCDPDAQSNHIHFRFKGGSGSPEQRIARIRFIATTLKSQGFKTNHQGDMIEARFKGGREPEIQKLLATTGHLIAHIGTHYPVVKEGENADQVAARFISGLG
- a CDS encoding tetratricopeptide repeat protein, whose amino-acid sequence is MNRTERIIWLVCVILTLTVMIGIIECRADTVSQTSLESEVSCGRMGQELIDRGDYELAVSSLEQSLKNHPRSDWLYSLLGRAYFKMGDLELAEAQFRKALDINKNNPVAKRMVLEMRKTQDLLRDRDFYEWINIAKERAADLVTLVIGVWLGTLLSGISGRFYSHFVRTNFRKALAKKDFDYVTDILEDLQIKREKAQLRMRLRELLKEYDLEEAKEMIIEYVDDREIEDKLVHFLVQIHKKSQAKS